The Lepisosteus oculatus isolate fLepOcu1 chromosome 28, fLepOcu1.hap2, whole genome shotgun sequence genome includes the window AAGATTAAGAAAGAGCTTGTTCGTATGTCTAAGCCAGACATAAAAAGGAATGCGAGACATCATTGTCACTATACCGATTACGTAGGGGCAACCTGAGAACTTCTATACAGAAATACCCAATATTTTCTAAAGCGCGGGTTTTTATTCAAAGCCTAGACTGACTAAAAAGCTGCGGAGAAGCACTGGCACTTACTGAGCTTGCATCTTCTTCATTCCTCCACTGCGACACGTGATCAGGTACTCtcccagcagcctcagcttctGCCGGCTGCTGAGCGTCTGTTTCAACTGCTCCACGTGGTCATACAGACTGGGATTGAGCAACTCCACGTCTATCAGGGGCTCGTGGGCAATCTGACTGAGAAACCTCAGCGCCTTTCGGGAGACCTGTTCAAATAGAGGTTTTGGGACAAATAAACTTCACGTCAACCTCATTTGCGGACAGACCGCAAATACAAAACGTGATTTAACTTCAGATAATTAAGGATATTTAAGACGGCTCTGAGCAACAGAGGaaggatgaaaaagaaaatcaagctCACTTCTCTTAATGACAGATCCCAGTTGTGAATGATTCGGGAAGGGATGACCGAGACATCTCCCCGGTGGCATCCATCACAGTAATACATTCCAGAGTATTCACACAACCTCGGTCTTCCGAAGGAGAAGCCGATCTGTCTGGAGCACCCTTAACAAACCagcatgaaaacaaaaacttaaaGCACATGCATTGCAACTTCAAATAATGCTACGAGCAAAGTGACTGCTTTATACTGTCTAAACACAGCACAGCCAACTTAACTGTACTTATTCTTTACATGGACCTAAGAAGCAGCCCTAATCAAACAtgctacacaaaaaaaaacaatacaaagaaGTATGATCTTGTGGTTATCTTTTCTGAAATGGATGATTAATTTAAAGCTTTACAATGTTCACCACTAGGTGGTGCTACAGGACGCTTAAAAAGTAACTACGGAAATAGACAAGTGGTTAATGGCTCATCTAGCGAACAGCGAGACAGAAGTCAAAAGACTGTCCTCCCCCACTGTAGCTCTTTTACAGATCGCCCCAGCACGTGTGACACAATATCAGGATGTTTCCAACTAACCTGCACATCTGAAGTTCTGCACGTCCAGTCCTTTCTCCGTAGGGACAGTGCAGAGATAAGGCAGTAAAACACCGTTCCCTTTGAGGCTGTGCTGGACCAGTCTATGGATGGTACTCCCCGCGCTGTCCCCTGCAGCCGTGACCTCGGAGGTCTCCAGGTAACAGTTCAAGGCCCCGCGGATGAGCTCCCGCCACGACCTGGCCTCCTCCTCGTTCTCGGCCCGAAGCTTGAGGGTGGCCTTCGTCGTCAGGACTTTGAAGAAGGCCGGGCTCCCCAGGGTGGTGTCTGGCACCACGTCCCGGATAGACTCGATCTGCTGCGTGCTGTGCAGGATCTTCTTCTGATCTTGAACCCGGAAGCACTTGAGAGCCTCCAGGGAGAGCGAAAAGACGTAAGGCGCCCAGGTCTTGTCTGCGAGGAGGTACAGGACGGTCTCTTTAATGGCATCCTGCTCGGGTTCGGTGTGCCGGGTCCAGCTCAAAAGGGGCGGAGGACTTCCCCCCTGGCCGGGCTGCTCCGCCGGAGGGGAGGAGGCAGAGGAAGGAGGTCCCGACCCCACTTCCCCCCTGCCGACGGGATCGGGCAGGATCTCCCACTGGTCGTCCGGCTGGGCTGGGCGGCACTTGTTCACCGCCTCCCACACCATGTCCACCCAGTCCTCCGCCTCGCCCTGGGACGGGGCCCTCAAGTAGAGCCTCTTGCCGGTGAAGTGCAGCTCGAAGCGCCCGTCGCTGGAGGGCGCCCGGACCGACTCGCAGCGCAGCAGGGAGCAGTTCTCGCAGCACGAGCGCTCCTCCTCGTCGGGGTAGAGGCGGAACTCGTACGGGGACAGCTCGCAGTAGTACTCCCGCCACATCCCCACGGGCCCTCGCCGCCTCTCCAGGTTCCCCAGCTTCAGGAGCCCGCGGAACAGGTTCGTCAAgcctggggggggggagaacgAGGCGAATGTCAGAAACATACACCCTTGAGGAAGTACCACTTATCTTAACTCCGTTGACgtctgctttcctgaaatttattttgcagcagaaaggtttatcgccagtcACTTTGTCATACCACGAAGTGAGTTTGGTCTCGGAGATGGTGTCTTGTAATACCTTACAGCATATGCTTCACCGTAAGTGCATatcatggcctcccaataatcccATCGACGAACTAACTATGAATAATCCCTCTACGAACGGGCTTcatcgctctgctctcctccccactgagagtgtactggcacactttggctgccatcgcatcatccaggtgggggagtcccccattacctgtaaagctctgaGTCCACAGAAGCGTGATAGAAGTTTAATTATCTGTCCATTGCAAGGATAGATATAGCAATATACACACACAGAAATAAGAATAAAGTCAGGTGGCTGTGTCAATATACTACTCTTAATTAAGCCTCAGTAACCAGTGAACTGTTTTGCCGTTTCATTGACTCAGGACTGCCGCAAGCCATAAAGGGGAACCGATAACCCAGGGAAGTCATGCTGACAAGCATGCAAGCCCTAGCCAAGAGTTTCAGCACACGGTGGACCGCAGCAAGAAATAAGAAGACTTTGCAAAAACAGATCAAATCATATCAAACCAAAACTGGGAAGGGTGAGGAGGCTCCCTGCCCTGCTCTGTGTGAAACTGTTCCTCTGGCTGACAGAGGCTGAGGGccgtaccccccccacacacacccacgGGCTCACAACTGCAACCAGTGCCACAATACGTACAGGACACACTGAGCCCCAGCGGCCAGTTTTAAGCTGGGTCTTGTGACGAAAGAATGTGGTATTTAGGAGGAAAACGCTCTACAATAAGGCTGCCCGCCCTTGTCGTGGAGAACAAAAATACCAGATGGAAGTGAAAACAAGATGACGACCAGCAGGACCACAGAGCTGCTCCTCAGTGACGGCGCAGTGGTGCAAACATCACATGCCCTCactgcttggtgaaacttgacCAGGCTCACTTGACCAGATCTCAcagttttggtaaaaaaaaaaaaaacacattcaaaagGTCCAGTTTCTCTGAACggagcataacggagccagcaAAGGAAATCTTAGTTCCTCACGTCAGCCTGCGAACGTCCCTTGAGTCAGGATGAGGCAGTGGAACTTCACACACATGGTAACCAATAAGCATATTAACATAAGCAAcacaagaaaaaacagaatagaTGTACATTCTTAGAAATGACCGTTCTGGCATGGTATACAAACTAGAGTTGGAGCAGCTCGTGGGATCTGAAAGCATTAGAATGACTCCAGTCTCTGAGGACCACCTCCCTGGTCTGTACATCCTCAACAACTCCAGATGACAGCAACAGTTTTCTCTAGTTTCCCCTGAAAACTACTTCCACAGGGTATTAAAACCTGAGGGAGCAGAGGAATCCTTACAAACACGCTCACAGTTGGAAAAAATCAGCATCCCAAGTTGGGAATGCCAATCTCTGATGTGAATGTGGTTTCTCCAAGCAAAGCAAACCCACACTTTTTTAAACTGTTCGGCGAACACAGCTCACCCGTGCCTTTTCGGTGAACCACGCTGGGGGGCGCCCATTCCGGCTCTGCGCCGACCGAGCCCCCCCCGTTCTCATGGCTGTCGATGAAACCGAGGACGTCCTTTGTCTTGGGGGTCTCCTCCGGGCACGGTTTGTAAAAATCGTCCTCGGAGATCCAGCTAGGGTATTTCTGAAACGAAGGAAGTCGTCTTAAGCGTGctcaagcaaaataaaattcaaagagATAAATAAGCATGTGCAGGGGAGGCCCACTGGAAAAGCAGCCAGCCCTGGAGTGATCCTCGGTAATAAAAGCACATTATTTTAATGATCCCAACCGCACCAAAGGAGGGTCACAAGGGAGAGAACACAAACGTGTCTCCCGTTGTGCAAAGGACACATCTAAGGTGGCCTTAACCTAAGTACATGAACGATTTGATTTCTATAAAGCCAGATATATTGCTCGTCTTTTAATATTGTTGTTTTGAAGCCCTGTCTTCCTCGTTGCTTAACTTGCAGATCACGTGATCTTGCAAAGACACGCACATTCAGAAATGACAAAATCAGAGGGAAACTGAAAGGGCGCAGGTATGcattttcaggtttttttttttttttgaatgagGCAGGATTCTAGTAATAGCAATTTCGGTTCAAGTTTAGTCCTGCCGGCTTAAAAATGGGAATTCGTTCCGACCTGGTAATTCCTGGTGGAATGAGACGCGGCCTTTAAAAACCttcagctttttttattttccatttaaattccaatacagaacagaaaggccTTAACCTTTAATGGAATTCATTCCACGGTGGCTTTTAAGCCTTAGAAATAACGTGGCTTTAAGCTATAAATGTGGATGAGCTTCACATAgatcaaataatttaaatgcagGCCGTCAGGTTAAACAAAATGATGACACTGCTATAAAGATCAGAATAAAAGAACAACTCACTGGAAGCCCTGTGGTGGGAGAATACAGGCAATCAACAGACTCTTTCCTGCTGGGGCTGCTCTCTGGGGTTCGTGGTGTGGCCTCTGGTCTTCGCTCTTCACTCACACAGGCATGGGGTTCGGGAAGAGGGGTTTTCAGTTTCAGCCTCCTTTTCTTCTCCTGCTTCAGGACAGGAAACTCCGGAGCGCGGGCAGAGGCAGGCGGCTGCGTCGGGCCGGGCGCTCCTCTGCCCGCGTTTTCAGGGCGGGGCTCCGGAGGCGGGGCCACAGTCGGCTCCGCCTCCACGGGCGGGGCTGCGGGAGAGACCGGAGAGGCCGCCTCGCTGTCCGTGCTGCTAGATTCCGCCGTCTCCGAGAGGGAATGATCTGGCGGCTGACTCGAAGCATAGGAGTCTTCCCTCGTGGGGTCCGGCGTGGAACTGGCACCTTCGCTGAAATCCACAATTATCCTTGGGAGGAGACATTAAAGAAGCGACGTGAATGCAGTAGCTGGTGAGAAATGCTATCATAGGTCATATGAAGAAAGGTAAAGAACAAACACGTGCTTCACGCTCGCTTTATGTTAGTCTTTCAGACAATGCCAATATAACAGGACTCGGCGACACTGAACACGTTACAGAGGTGACCTCACCCTTCGTGAAATCAACGCGGTGTGCAATTCTCCCTCTCGGTGGAGCAGAGCTACAATGCTTTACCAAGATGACTTTACAGGTTACCATTTAATGTTCTAAGAAGTCAACAAACTTTGTTCTCGATGATCTTTATAAGATACTGATATTAAGTTTGCAATTAAAAATGCACAATGAATGTAGCTGTTAATGACACAGGGTTAATATTTTTGT containing:
- the plekhm1 gene encoding pleckstrin homology domain-containing family M member 1 → MISTHTPESGPEPKEVKQGLKTTLALSLKELQKRYVNSDAAVTSDDGDANVLCGALEAVFIHGIKTRHIRTEAGGRGKKAGSRAPLPQPVFWTLLKTITHRDVTTELEHLNFINTDVGRCRAWVRLALNDGLMECYLVSLLRERSKLCEYYQPAALLLDTEDREVLLTYLQGLTSLSFQLSYKSAMLNEWTVTPLVMAGLVPSSDSFDLLTSSNGDAKCKESWDSVSQSSGSDIIEVHHNSGQGLSQGRNSGKTKLTSSNLSLDTTGSSQLSSSQSSDSLPQVNGHKSPDTALEEQWSHAFDVISDEDPGKPVKEIIVDFSEGASSTPDPTREDSYASSQPPDHSLSETAESSSTDSEAASPVSPAAPPVEAEPTVAPPPEPRPENAGRGAPGPTQPPASARAPEFPVLKQEKKRRLKLKTPLPEPHACVSEERRPEATPRTPESSPSRKESVDCLYSPTTGLPKYPSWISEDDFYKPCPEETPKTKDVLGFIDSHENGGGSVGAEPEWAPPSVVHRKGTGLTNLFRGLLKLGNLERRRGPVGMWREYYCELSPYEFRLYPDEEERSCCENCSLLRCESVRAPSSDGRFELHFTGKRLYLRAPSQGEAEDWVDMVWEAVNKCRPAQPDDQWEILPDPVGRGEVGSGPPSSASSPPAEQPGQGGSPPPLLSWTRHTEPEQDAIKETVLYLLADKTWAPYVFSLSLEALKCFRVQDQKKILHSTQQIESIRDVVPDTTLGSPAFFKVLTTKATLKLRAENEEEARSWRELIRGALNCYLETSEVTAAGDSAGSTIHRLVQHSLKGNGVLLPYLCTVPTEKGLDVQNFRCAGCSRQIGFSFGRPRLCEYSGMYYCDGCHRGDVSVIPSRIIHNWDLSLREVSRKALRFLSQIAHEPLIDVELLNPSLYDHVEQLKQTLSSRQKLRLLGEYLITCRSGGMKKMQAQLDQRNYILESAHLYSVADLQQMVEGQYEAFLQSIIQFASNHVYHCDLCTQRGFICQICNHSDIIFPFEFESTTRCQKCKTVFHSTCKKQNPACPRCQRLQKYLERELQD